One stretch of Gadus chalcogrammus isolate NIFS_2021 chromosome 14, NIFS_Gcha_1.0, whole genome shotgun sequence DNA includes these proteins:
- the LOC130403144 gene encoding nuclear receptor ROR-alpha A-like isoform X2 yields MYFVISAMKAQIEIIPCKICGDKSSGIHYGVITCEGCKGFFRRSQQSNAAYSCPRQKNCVIDRTSRNRCQHCRLQKCLTVGMSRDAVKFGRMSKKQRDSLYAEVQKHRLQQQQQQQQQQQQQQQQQQQQQQQQQQQQQGQAASHPLLHHSHPSLSSQMLGEADTLSPHYSLSSTGLTELPDELGGYMDQQSPEGGSAKTDSSGGGGAEGFYLNIQPSPDQSGLDIDGIKPEPLCDLGSGNGFYPYCSFSSGDMSPTVSMDELEHLAQNISKSHMETCQYLQEELQQNTWQTFLQDEVECYQSKPKEVMWQLCAVKITEAIQYVVEFAKRIDGFMELCQNDQIVLLKAGSLEVVFIRMCRAFDTQNNTVYFDGKYAGPEVFKVLGCDDLITSAYDFAKSMCSLHLSEDELALFSAFILLSSDRSWLQEKSKVEKLQQKTQLALQHMLQKHQRGEEILTKLICKVSTLRGLCSRHTETLSAFRAVYPDIVRAHFPPLYKELFGSDFEVLPADSS; encoded by the exons GGGTTCTTCCGGCGGAGCCAGCAGAGCAACGCCGCGTACTCCTGCCCCCGTCAGAAGAACTGCGTGATCGACCGGACGAGTCGCAACCGCTGCCAACACTGTCGCCTGCAGAAGTGCCTCACGGTGGGCATGTCCAGAGACG CGGTGAAGTTTGGCCGCATGTCCAAGAAGCAGAGGGACAGTTTGTACGCGGAGGTGCAGAAGCAccgcctgcagcagcagcagcagcagcagcagcagcagcagcagcagcagcagcagcagcagcagcagcagcagcagcagcagcagcagcagcagggccaaGCCGCATCCCACCCCCTCCTGCACCACTCCCACCCCAGCCTGAGCAGCCAGATGCTGGGTGAGGCCGACACTCTGTCGCCCCACTACAGCCTGTCCTCCACGGGGCTCACCGAGCTGCCGGACGAGCTGGGGGGATACATGGACCAGCAGTCCCCCGAGGGCGGGTCGGCCAAG ACGGACTccagtggaggagggggcgctgAAGGCTTCTACCTGAACATCCAGCCGTCCCCCGACCAGTCTGGCCTGGACATCGACGGGATCAAACCAGAGCCGCTGTGCGACTTGGGTTCGGGCAACGGCTTCTACCCCTACTGCTCCTTCAGCAGCGGGGACATGTCCCCCACCGTGTCCATGGACGAGCTGG AACACCTTGCCCAGAACATCTCCAAATCCCACATGGAGACATGTCAATACCTacaggaggagctgcagcagaACACCTGGCAGACCTTCCTGCAGGACGAGGTGGAGTGTTACCAGAGCAAG CCAAAGGAGGTGATGTGGCAGCTGTGTGCCGTGAAGATCACAGAGGCCATCCAGTACGTGGTGGAGTTTGCCAAACGAATCGACGGCTTCATGGAGCTCTGCCAGAACGACCAGATTGTGCTGCTAAAAGCCG GCTCTCTAGAGGTGGTTTTCATCAGAATGTGCCGGGCATTCGACACGCAGAACAACACCGTCTACTTTGATGGGAAATACGCCGGCCCAGAGGTCTTCAAAGTATTag GTTGTGATGACTTGATCACATCAGCATACGACTTTGCCAAGAGCATGTGTTCTCTGCATCTGTCTGAAGACGAGCTCGCCCTCTTCTCTGCGTTCATCCTGCTGTCTTCAG accGCTCGTGGTTGCAGGAGAAGTCGAAGGTGGAGAAGCTGCAGCAGAAGACCCAGCTGGCTCTACAGCACATGCTGCAGAAACaccagaggggagaggaaatcCTCACCAag TTGATCTGCAAGGTGTCCACGTTGCGGGGGCTGTGCAGCCGGCACACAGAGACGCTGTCGGCCTTCCGGGCCGTCTACCCGGACATCGTCAGGGCCCACTTCCCCCCGCTCTACAAGGAGTTGTTTGGCTCAGACTTTGAGGTCCTGCCAGCGGACAGCAGCTAG